A genomic stretch from Arvicanthis niloticus isolate mArvNil1 chromosome 12, mArvNil1.pat.X, whole genome shotgun sequence includes:
- the Ifngr2 gene encoding interferon gamma receptor 2, translated as MRPPPLWLPSLLLCGLGAAVSLPDPLSQLAAPLNPKLHLYNDEQILTWEPSPSSNDTRPVVYQVEYRYVDGTWRSLQCTDIAETKCDFTEGDPLKGPLSRLLSVFLRVQAKRGNRTSDWVNLDPFLHYENVTVGPPKNISVTPGKGSLIIHFSPPFNVGGGATFQYLVHYWEKTGTQQVKGPCKSNSIVLDDLKPFRIYCLQTEAQLILKNKNIRPGGLLSNVSCHETTADASTRLQQLILIPVSIFALLLVLTGACFILFLKYQSRVKYWFQAPPNIPEEIKEYLKDPDQFILEALDKDSSPKDDSWDSVSIISSPEKDRGCVPNTMN; from the exons ATGCGGCCTCCGCCACTGTGGCTGCCGTCGCTGCTGCTCTGTGGGCTCGGCGCTGCGGTGTCCCTGCCAG ACCCCCTTTCCCAGCTTGCTGCTCCTCTGAACCCAAAGCTTCACCTGTACAATGACGAGCAGATTCTAACTTGGGAGCCGTCGCCTTCCAGCAACGACACGAGACCAGTGGTGTACCAGGTGGAGTATAGATA CGTCGATGGCACCTGGCGTTCGTTGCAGTGTACAGACATCGCAGAGACTAAGTGTGACTTCACAGAAGGGGACCCCTTGAAGGGCCCACTCTCACGCTTACTCTCAGTCTTCCTGCGGGTGCAAGCCAAGCGAGGAAACCGCACTTCCGACTGGGTGAACCTGGATCCATTTCTACACTACGAGAATG TTACTGTTGGACCTCCAAAAAACATCTCGGTGACCCCAGGAAAAGGCTCCCTCATCATacacttctcccctccctttaATGTGGGAGGGGGGGCAACATTTCAGTATCTTGTCCACTACTGGGAAAAGACAGGAACCCAACAG GTTAAAGGCCCTTGCAAGAGCAACTCCATTGTGCTGGATGATCTGAAGCCATTCAGAATATATTGTTTACAGACTGAGGCACAActgattttgaaaaacaaaaatatccgaCCAGGCGGGCTTTTGAGCAATGTATCTTGTCACGAAACAACAGCAGATG CCTCCACCAGGCTGCAGCAACTCATACTGATCCCTGTGAGCATCTTCGCATTGCTGCTGGTGCTGACGGGAGCCTGCTTCATCCTGTTCCTCAAATACCAAAGCCGGGTGAAATACTGGTTTCAGGCTCCACCAAACATcccagaagaaataaaagag TATTTAAAGGACCCAGATCAATTCATCTTGGAGGCCTTGGACAAGGACAGTTCACCGAAGGATGATTCCTGGGACTCCGTGTCAATCATTTCTTCTCCAGAAAAGGATCGAGGATGTGTTCCAAACACCATGAACTAG